In a genomic window of Nodosilinea sp. E11:
- a CDS encoding ABC transporter permease produces the protein MPRRPRPRRPTPAAPPELIIEAGRTEAQYFRDLWRYRELFYFLAWRDILVRYKQTAIGVAWALIRPFLTMVVFTVVFGQLANLPTEGNAPYPILVFAAMLPWQFFANALSECSNSLITNANLISKVYFPRLVVPTSAVIVSFVDFLISGIILLGLMAWYQQVPSWRVATLPLFIAVAFAAAMGAGLWLAALNVQYRDFRYVVPFLVQFGLYVSPVGFSSSIIPERWRLLYSLNPMVGVIDGFRWAIIGGDVALYWPGFLLSLLLVILLLITGILYFRRMERTFADVI, from the coding sequence ATGCCCCGTCGCCCCCGCCCCCGCCGCCCTACCCCCGCCGCCCCGCCCGAGCTCATTATCGAAGCCGGACGCACCGAAGCCCAGTATTTCCGAGATCTGTGGCGCTACCGAGAACTGTTTTACTTTCTCGCCTGGCGCGATATTTTGGTGCGCTACAAACAGACCGCGATCGGGGTAGCTTGGGCACTGATTCGTCCGTTTTTGACCATGGTGGTGTTTACGGTGGTGTTTGGCCAGTTAGCCAACCTGCCAACAGAGGGCAATGCCCCCTACCCCATTCTGGTGTTTGCGGCCATGTTGCCCTGGCAGTTTTTTGCCAACGCCCTCTCTGAGTGCAGCAACAGCCTGATCACCAACGCCAACTTAATCTCTAAGGTGTACTTTCCCCGGTTGGTGGTGCCCACCAGCGCGGTGATCGTCAGCTTTGTCGATTTTTTGATCTCGGGCATTATTTTGCTGGGGCTAATGGCCTGGTATCAGCAGGTGCCCTCGTGGCGGGTGGCAACGCTGCCGCTGTTTATTGCTGTAGCCTTTGCGGCGGCGATGGGAGCAGGGCTGTGGCTGGCGGCGCTTAATGTGCAGTACCGAGATTTTCGCTACGTGGTGCCGTTTTTAGTGCAGTTTGGCCTCTACGTGTCGCCCGTGGGGTTTAGCAGCAGCATCATTCCTGAGCGCTGGCGGCTGCTGTACTCGCTGAACCCCATGGTGGGGGTGATCGACGGATTTCGCTGGGCGATTATCGGCGGTGATGTGGCGCTGTATTGGCCAGGCTTTTTGCTGTCGCTGCTGCTGGTAATACTGCTGCTCATCACCGGCATCCTCTACTTTCGCCGTATGGAGCGCACCTTTGCCGATGTGATCTAG
- a CDS encoding ABC transporter ATP-binding protein, which yields MSDTVIQVENLGKKYVLGQQQQGNSRYVALRDVVADGVKSVGRRLRHPLKSQPARHEEEFWALKDVSFEVKQGEVVGIIGRNGAGKSTLLKILSRITEPTEGRVRLRGRVASLLEVGTGFHPELTGRENIFLNGAILGMSRVEINRKFDEIVDFAEVERFLDTPVKRYSSGMYVRLAFAVAAHLEPEILVVDEVLAVGDAAFQKKCLGKLHNIANSEGRTVVFVSHDLPAVQSLCSRALLIEQGLIKIQANTDKVISAYLGMGRKRSSDKIDLLEHPGRLRSREKALKKIWLLDEMQRVKNEFKMGEGISVLFSFDCESSVSSPGFGFGFEDQSGRRVFSLNNYMCPSLHGNLKIVKKGVASLRINKLPLMPGRYSVSISLVENQTEWVDFIERAIEFEVFPADVFGSGKIPDRSHGIVFLPGEIEIEAN from the coding sequence ATGTCTGACACGGTTATTCAGGTCGAAAATCTCGGCAAAAAGTATGTTCTTGGCCAACAACAGCAGGGCAACTCTCGCTACGTCGCGCTGCGCGATGTAGTGGCCGATGGGGTTAAGTCTGTAGGCCGCCGCCTGCGTCACCCGCTTAAATCGCAGCCTGCCCGCCACGAAGAAGAGTTTTGGGCGCTGAAGGATGTCTCGTTTGAGGTGAAGCAGGGCGAGGTGGTGGGCATTATTGGCCGCAATGGGGCGGGTAAGTCGACGCTGCTGAAGATTCTTAGCCGCATTACAGAACCCACGGAGGGGCGGGTGCGCCTGCGGGGTCGGGTGGCGAGCCTGCTGGAGGTGGGAACGGGGTTTCACCCAGAGCTGACCGGGCGCGAAAATATTTTTCTCAACGGCGCAATTTTGGGCATGAGCCGGGTTGAGATTAACCGCAAGTTCGATGAAATTGTTGACTTTGCCGAAGTTGAGCGGTTTTTAGATACGCCGGTCAAGCGCTACAGCAGCGGTATGTATGTGCGGCTTGCTTTTGCCGTCGCCGCCCACTTGGAGCCAGAGATTTTAGTGGTGGATGAAGTTTTAGCAGTAGGTGATGCTGCATTTCAGAAGAAATGCTTGGGTAAGCTCCACAACATTGCCAATTCTGAAGGCAGGACTGTTGTTTTCGTTAGCCATGATCTGCCAGCGGTACAGTCCCTTTGTAGCAGAGCCCTGTTGATAGAACAGGGCTTAATCAAAATTCAAGCTAATACGGATAAAGTTATTTCTGCTTATCTTGGAATGGGCAGAAAAAGATCCTCCGATAAAATTGATTTACTAGAGCATCCAGGCAGACTTCGCTCAAGAGAAAAAGCTTTAAAAAAAATTTGGTTATTAGATGAAATGCAAAGAGTAAAGAATGAATTCAAAATGGGAGAAGGAATATCAGTCCTTTTCTCATTCGACTGCGAATCAAGTGTTTCGTCTCCTGGCTTTGGATTTGGATTCGAAGATCAATCTGGCAGACGAGTTTTTTCTCTCAATAATTACATGTGTCCAAGTTTGCATGGCAACTTGAAGATTGTAAAAAAGGGAGTCGCAAGTCTCAGAATTAATAAGCTACCTCTAATGCCTGGGCGCTACTCAGTCAGCATTTCACTTGTCGAGAACCAAACTGAATGGGTTGACTTTATTGAAAGAGCAATAGAATTTGAAGTTTTCCCGGCTGACGTATTTGGATCTGGCAAGATTCCTGACCGTTCTCATGGAATAGTTTTTCTGCCTGGAGAAATAGAGATTGAAGCCAACTAA
- a CDS encoding class I SAM-dependent methyltransferase, which produces MSSEPMNSIKKAHRGWVYSEAGDYHRYLDLGWSYAPTYLQKIKLTRKFIESLNPDYKILDIGCGEGVFVEEYVRQGRDIQGIDLNYESEFVRQGNILDLPFPDSHFDTIMLLDVFEHIAFKDQPKALTEIYRVLKPEGLFFTSIPNLAHFNSRVIFSIFGRLDRTDNELDHLGERPFKENRELLEAANFKLLNCVGVTLSVPYIYRRLICRHAKQLRFLHDLFEPIARAAPGWAMLDFFTCQK; this is translated from the coding sequence ATGTCTAGCGAACCAATGAATTCAATTAAAAAGGCTCACAGAGGGTGGGTTTATTCTGAGGCAGGAGACTATCATAGATATCTTGATTTAGGGTGGTCTTATGCGCCCACTTATCTTCAGAAAATCAAGTTAACCAGGAAGTTCATTGAATCTCTTAACCCAGACTATAAAATCTTAGATATTGGCTGTGGAGAGGGAGTTTTCGTTGAAGAATATGTCCGCCAGGGTAGAGATATTCAAGGAATAGATTTGAACTATGAGAGCGAGTTTGTGCGGCAGGGAAATATTCTTGACTTACCTTTTCCCGACTCACATTTTGATACGATAATGTTGCTAGATGTATTTGAGCACATTGCCTTTAAAGATCAGCCTAAAGCACTTACTGAGATTTATCGAGTACTTAAGCCAGAAGGATTGTTTTTTACTTCCATTCCCAATCTTGCTCATTTTAATTCTCGCGTTATTTTCTCCATTTTTGGCCGTCTGGATCGCACCGACAATGAACTTGACCATCTAGGTGAGCGGCCCTTCAAAGAAAATCGAGAACTCTTAGAAGCTGCGAATTTCAAGCTTTTGAATTGCGTCGGAGTCACTCTATCAGTTCCCTACATTTATAGGCGACTGATTTGCCGTCATGCTAAGCAACTGCGGTTCCTCCACGATCTATTCGAACCAATCGCCCGAGCTGCTCCTGGGTGGGCCATGCTGGATTTTTTCACCTGCCAAAAATAA
- a CDS encoding glycosyltransferase has protein sequence MFAENNQKTIALSIAIPTYRRHQLLMDTLDSVVSQRPGFDFEVLVLDNECSLDLKTRVESFAQSITVPLRYLSVEAIGLHNGRNTGAQLSSGDIIVYIDDDVIAPQGWLENICQPFLDPAVGGVGGRTLPRWESPPPNWVKALEPSFFSLLDLGSETRAMTESELPYGCNMAFRRDLVVKLGGFPPDGVGGGWIEWRRGDGETGFARKVKQAGHVIMYSAEGWLYHRIPLSRQSFKFIRHRAMKSAVSGSYTKARQHNLSRSELLKDTFSNTKGLIKATIAWVVYSLCPRQARVDREIELVFYSVSLLYTLRLIVDQSLRQWVSQNSYSVIGSTSQMES, from the coding sequence ATGTTTGCTGAAAACAATCAAAAAACAATTGCCTTAAGCATTGCAATCCCCACCTATCGTCGTCATCAGTTATTGATGGACACTTTAGACAGTGTAGTATCGCAGAGGCCAGGCTTTGATTTTGAAGTGTTGGTGCTGGACAACGAATGCAGCCTCGACCTCAAAACACGAGTAGAATCATTTGCCCAAAGTATCACAGTGCCGCTTCGCTATCTTTCTGTAGAGGCGATTGGGCTTCACAACGGCAGAAACACAGGTGCTCAGTTAAGTTCTGGAGACATCATTGTCTACATTGACGATGACGTTATTGCGCCGCAGGGATGGCTTGAGAACATCTGCCAACCCTTCTTAGATCCCGCAGTAGGAGGCGTAGGTGGTAGAACTCTGCCCCGGTGGGAGTCTCCTCCCCCCAATTGGGTAAAAGCCCTAGAGCCATCTTTTTTTAGCCTACTGGATTTGGGTTCAGAAACTAGGGCTATGACTGAGAGCGAACTGCCCTACGGTTGCAACATGGCCTTTCGTCGAGACCTGGTAGTTAAGCTTGGGGGATTTCCCCCCGATGGCGTGGGCGGCGGTTGGATTGAATGGCGTCGAGGGGATGGAGAAACGGGCTTTGCAAGGAAGGTCAAACAGGCGGGCCACGTTATTATGTACAGTGCCGAGGGCTGGCTATACCACCGCATTCCCCTATCGCGTCAAAGCTTCAAATTTATTCGTCACCGAGCGATGAAAAGCGCAGTTAGCGGCTCTTATACCAAGGCTCGCCAACACAACCTTTCCCGTTCGGAATTATTGAAGGATACCTTCAGCAACACCAAAGGACTTATAAAGGCCACAATCGCTTGGGTAGTTTACTCCCTGTGCCCTCGCCAAGCCAGAGTCGATCGCGAAATTGAGTTGGTGTTCTATAGTGTTAGTCTGCTATATACCTTGCGGCTAATTGTCGATCAGTCATTGCGACAATGGGTCAGTCAAAATAGCTATTCGGTGATTGGCAGTACTTCCCAGATGGAGAGCTGA
- a CDS encoding class I SAM-dependent methyltransferase codes for MTLKSLARNLLPPGLYPLALQVAGKSADQQLKKYHQGGRIPWSEGYLIHKTQAVAAAIRDRDLLTVFRDRRPLPKNYGLGLDERCVEYPWLFAHLPETASTLLDAGSVLNHDYIVSHPYFDSRRLHIVTLSPEAMAYWERGIGYFYDDLRHLPLRDEFYDAIVCLSTLEHVGLDNSIYTRSSDDIEAKSTDFIAALHELRRVLKPGGALFISVPFGTYQNFGSFQQFDAALLNKAIAAFGPAQVVEKTYFKYFINGWQVATEADCANCEYVQSDEWFTQTPGKPKPSDGAAAARAVACVHLLR; via the coding sequence ATGACGCTGAAATCTCTCGCCCGCAATCTGCTTCCCCCTGGGCTCTATCCCCTAGCCCTACAGGTGGCTGGCAAATCCGCTGACCAACAGCTCAAGAAGTACCACCAGGGGGGCCGTATTCCCTGGTCTGAGGGATACCTTATTCACAAGACTCAAGCAGTGGCAGCTGCCATCCGCGATCGCGACCTGCTGACGGTATTTCGCGATCGCCGCCCTCTGCCCAAAAACTACGGTCTCGGCCTGGACGAGCGTTGTGTAGAATATCCGTGGCTATTTGCCCACCTGCCCGAGACCGCTAGCACCCTCCTGGACGCCGGGTCGGTGCTCAACCACGACTACATCGTCAGCCACCCCTATTTCGACAGTCGCCGCCTCCACATTGTCACCCTGTCCCCCGAAGCAATGGCTTACTGGGAGCGAGGCATTGGCTATTTCTATGACGATCTCCGCCATCTACCCCTGCGGGATGAGTTCTACGATGCGATTGTTTGCCTGTCTACCCTAGAGCACGTGGGCTTAGACAACAGCATTTATACACGCTCCTCTGACGACATCGAAGCCAAATCCACCGACTTTATAGCTGCTCTTCATGAACTCCGGCGCGTGCTCAAGCCCGGGGGAGCACTGTTTATCAGTGTGCCGTTCGGCACGTACCAGAATTTTGGCAGCTTTCAGCAGTTTGATGCAGCACTTCTAAACAAGGCGATCGCAGCCTTTGGCCCTGCCCAGGTAGTAGAGAAAACCTACTTTAAGTACTTCATAAATGGATGGCAAGTAGCTACAGAAGCCGACTGTGCCAATTGTGAATATGTTCAGTCCGATGAGTGGTTTACCCAGACACCGGGAAAACCTAAACCCAGCGACGGGGCAGCAGCAGCGCGGGCTGTTGCCTGTGTTCACTTGCTGCGTTAG
- a CDS encoding DegT/DnrJ/EryC1/StrS family aminotransferase — protein MAFIPVNEPALNGNEKKYLLECLDTGWISSEGPFVDRFETEFAQRVGRQHGVAVANGSAALDVAVAALGLGQGDEVILPTFTIISCAAAIVRAGAKPVVVDADPITWNMDVGQIEACITPQTKAIMVVHIYGLPVDMEPLLAIAQRHNLAIIEDAAEMHGQTYRGQPCGSFGDLSTFSFYANKHITTGEGGMVLTDDAELAERCRSLRNLCFQPQRRFVHEELGWNFRLGNLQAALGVAQLEQLDSFIAHKRAIGRRYTEGLAGVAGLQLPLATTDYAENVYWVYGLVLDDGLPFDAIEAMQRLKAKGIGTRPFFWPMHEQPVFHTMGLFEGEHHPVAERIARRGFYLPSGLALTDAQIDQVIVAVREVMA, from the coding sequence ATGGCGTTTATTCCGGTCAACGAGCCCGCCCTCAACGGCAACGAAAAAAAATACCTGCTGGAATGCCTCGACACCGGCTGGATTTCGTCCGAAGGCCCCTTTGTCGATCGCTTTGAGACCGAGTTTGCCCAGCGGGTGGGTCGCCAGCACGGGGTAGCGGTGGCCAATGGGTCTGCTGCCCTTGATGTGGCGGTGGCGGCCCTGGGGCTGGGGCAGGGCGATGAGGTGATCTTGCCTACGTTTACGATTATTTCCTGTGCGGCGGCGATCGTGCGGGCGGGAGCCAAGCCCGTCGTGGTTGATGCCGACCCGATTACGTGGAATATGGATGTCGGTCAGATCGAAGCCTGCATTACCCCCCAGACCAAGGCGATCATGGTGGTACACATCTATGGTCTGCCCGTAGACATGGAGCCGCTGCTGGCGATCGCCCAGCGGCACAATCTAGCGATCATCGAAGACGCCGCCGAAATGCACGGCCAGACCTATCGAGGCCAGCCCTGCGGCAGCTTTGGCGACCTCAGCACCTTTAGCTTTTACGCCAACAAGCACATCACCACGGGCGAAGGCGGCATGGTGCTCACCGACGATGCAGAGCTGGCAGAACGCTGCCGCTCCCTGCGAAACCTGTGCTTTCAGCCCCAGCGGCGCTTTGTCCACGAAGAGCTGGGCTGGAACTTTCGCCTGGGCAACCTGCAAGCCGCCCTGGGGGTGGCTCAGCTAGAGCAGCTCGACAGCTTTATTGCCCACAAACGAGCGATCGGGCGACGCTATACCGAGGGGTTGGCTGGAGTCGCTGGGCTGCAACTGCCGCTGGCCACCACCGACTATGCCGAGAATGTCTACTGGGTTTACGGCCTGGTGCTCGACGACGGGTTGCCCTTCGATGCGATCGAGGCCATGCAGCGTCTCAAGGCCAAGGGCATCGGCACCCGCCCCTTTTTCTGGCCCATGCATGAGCAACCCGTGTTCCACACCATGGGGCTATTTGAAGGCGAACACCACCCCGTGGCCGAGCGCATCGCCCGGCGCGGCTTCTATTTGCCCAGCGGTCTGGCCCTCACCGACGCGCAGATCGACCAGGTAATTGTTGCCGTGCGGGAGGTGATGGCGTGA
- a CDS encoding class I SAM-dependent methyltransferase, whose translation MSVFNAYAQYYDLLYQDKDYAQEAAFIHQLLKTHAPAAQHLLELGSGTGRHAEYLAERGYQVTGVERSEEMLARCGDRQAAQSQELAQRLKFLQGDLRQVRLGQTFDGVLSLFHVISYQTSNADLAAAFATVAQHLKPGGMFIFDVWYGPAVLYDQPQVRVKRLQNENLAITRIAEPVLHPNENIVDVNYHILLQPTGTDTCQELRELHRMRYLFKPELELLLGQSGMSLVTYSEWMSDRPASLDTWGVYFVAVKS comes from the coding sequence GTGAGCGTGTTCAATGCCTATGCCCAGTACTACGACCTGCTGTATCAGGATAAAGACTACGCCCAAGAGGCCGCCTTTATTCACCAACTGCTCAAGACCCACGCCCCAGCGGCTCAGCACCTGCTAGAACTGGGCAGCGGCACCGGTCGCCATGCCGAATACCTGGCCGAACGGGGCTACCAGGTCACCGGAGTCGAGCGCAGCGAGGAGATGCTGGCTCGCTGCGGCGATCGGCAGGCGGCTCAGTCCCAGGAACTCGCCCAGCGGCTCAAATTCCTCCAGGGCGATCTGCGGCAGGTGCGGCTGGGGCAAACCTTCGACGGTGTGCTGTCGCTGTTCCACGTGATCAGCTACCAGACCAGCAACGCCGATCTGGCGGCGGCCTTTGCCACCGTAGCCCAGCACCTGAAGCCGGGGGGCATGTTTATATTTGATGTGTGGTATGGGCCTGCGGTACTGTACGACCAGCCTCAGGTGCGGGTCAAGCGCCTGCAAAACGAGAATCTGGCCATCACTCGGATTGCTGAGCCGGTGCTGCACCCCAATGAGAATATTGTGGACGTGAATTACCACATTCTGTTGCAGCCCACGGGTACTGATACCTGTCAGGAGCTGCGCGAGTTGCACCGTATGCGCTACCTGTTTAAGCCCGAGTTGGAGCTGCTGCTAGGGCAATCGGGGATGAGTCTGGTGACCTATAGCGAATGGATGAGCGATCGCCCCGCTAGTCTCGACACCTGGGGCGTCTACTTTGTTGCCGTCAAGTCATGA
- a CDS encoding glycosyltransferase family 1 protein — protein MKVAIPVSSAFPSAGGGYTFESEIVAALIDLAPTMRHQITIFSGAQGDEAVTPHPNLTILHPPTQLMPGVLRRGVELAYGSGSPKLANQADKVQAAYVRHFITKNRFDFSWVLAPAALIQCPKHHTPYALTIWDLQHRLQPYFPEVSQGREWGKRERFYRGNLPRATYVITGTERGKAEIERFYQIAPERIQVIPFPTPRLAEALAKHASTKEDFLAQHGLPNQYFFYPAQFWPHKNHYTLLKAFKTLVDQHKDIGLVLTGSDKGNAGYIKQLIHDLDLIARVHILGFVSRTDLANLYKHALGLVFPTHFGPDNLPPLEAFSLGCPVIASDVPGAIEQLGDAALLVDQRNATQLALAMKALCENDTLRYDLIQKGLTRAESWQPQDYAKRLIALLDEFETIRYGWPNSTSHPANT, from the coding sequence ATGAAGGTCGCTATCCCCGTGTCCTCAGCGTTTCCATCAGCCGGGGGCGGCTACACTTTTGAGTCCGAAATCGTGGCGGCGCTGATCGACCTGGCCCCGACGATGCGCCACCAGATCACGATTTTTAGCGGGGCTCAGGGCGACGAGGCGGTAACGCCTCACCCCAATCTCACCATCCTCCACCCGCCCACCCAGCTGATGCCAGGGGTGCTGAGGCGGGGGGTGGAGCTGGCCTACGGCAGCGGTTCCCCCAAGCTGGCCAACCAGGCCGACAAAGTTCAGGCCGCCTATGTGCGACACTTCATCACCAAAAACCGCTTTGACTTTAGCTGGGTGCTGGCCCCCGCCGCCCTGATCCAGTGCCCCAAGCATCACACACCCTACGCCCTGACTATTTGGGATTTGCAGCACCGCCTGCAGCCCTACTTCCCAGAGGTGAGCCAGGGGCGCGAGTGGGGCAAGCGAGAGCGGTTCTACCGAGGCAATCTGCCTCGGGCCACCTATGTGATTACCGGTACCGAGCGGGGCAAGGCTGAGATCGAGCGCTTTTACCAGATTGCTCCAGAGCGCATTCAGGTAATTCCCTTCCCGACGCCAAGACTGGCGGAAGCGTTGGCCAAGCACGCATCCACAAAAGAAGATTTCTTGGCCCAGCACGGCTTACCCAATCAATACTTCTTCTATCCGGCCCAGTTCTGGCCCCACAAAAACCACTACACTCTGCTGAAAGCATTCAAAACCCTGGTTGACCAGCACAAAGATATTGGCCTAGTGCTGACCGGGTCGGACAAGGGTAACGCAGGCTATATCAAGCAGCTGATCCACGATTTAGATCTCATCGCCAGGGTTCACATTCTGGGGTTTGTCTCTCGCACCGACTTGGCCAACCTCTACAAGCACGCCCTGGGGCTGGTGTTTCCCACCCACTTTGGGCCTGACAACCTGCCGCCCCTTGAGGCGTTTTCCCTGGGCTGTCCGGTGATTGCCTCCGATGTACCGGGAGCGATAGAACAGCTAGGCGATGCAGCTCTGCTAGTCGATCAGCGCAATGCAACCCAGCTGGCCCTGGCGATGAAAGCCCTCTGTGAGAACGACACCCTGCGCTATGACTTGATTCAAAAGGGGCTGACGCGGGCGGAAAGTTGGCAACCTCAGGACTATGCGAAGCGGCTGATCGCGCTTTTAGATGAGTTTGAAACCATTCGTTACGGCTGGCCCAACAGCACCAGCCATCCTGCTAATACATAG
- a CDS encoding glycosyltransferase family 2 protein — protein MDDKVYILIPVHNRRAITLGCLQALDRNGDLTRHRVVVIDDGSTDGTGAAIAASFPTVTVLVGDGNLWWTGAIRLGMEYAIAQNTAYIVWLNDDCRLAPGTLAGLVQFCTDRPNAIVGAQGFEQDVPNRLSFGGKRKTWQGYRFLTLPPGQTVPCDLFSGNLVCLPRAVVDAIGYPDPQTGPHYGGDSLYLLHAQKAGFQLWVDSRYTVTNHAAESRLCPSDWLMTPGDPWQLVRLAFNPYSGLSWRLWWRLNWLAYGPWGIVMFAKKYVSILPLTVLRLLPVTIRQRLFRPAQVSPNQPT, from the coding sequence ATGGATGACAAGGTATACATTCTAATTCCGGTACACAACCGCAGGGCGATTACCCTGGGCTGTTTGCAAGCGCTCGATCGCAACGGTGACCTGACCCGCCACCGGGTAGTGGTGATCGACGACGGCTCCACCGATGGCACCGGGGCAGCCATCGCCGCTAGCTTTCCCACGGTGACGGTGCTGGTGGGCGACGGCAACCTGTGGTGGACGGGGGCGATTCGCCTGGGGATGGAGTATGCGATCGCCCAGAATACAGCCTACATTGTCTGGCTCAACGACGACTGCCGCCTGGCCCCCGGCACCCTGGCTGGGCTAGTACAGTTCTGCACCGACCGTCCCAACGCCATCGTTGGTGCCCAGGGGTTTGAACAGGACGTCCCTAACCGCCTCTCCTTCGGCGGCAAGCGCAAGACCTGGCAGGGTTACCGCTTTCTCACCCTGCCTCCCGGCCAAACGGTACCTTGCGATCTGTTCAGCGGCAACTTGGTCTGTCTGCCTAGGGCGGTGGTGGATGCGATCGGCTATCCCGATCCGCAGACTGGCCCCCACTATGGCGGCGACTCGCTGTACCTGCTACATGCCCAAAAAGCCGGGTTTCAGCTCTGGGTGGATAGCCGCTATACCGTTACCAACCACGCCGCCGAGTCGCGCCTGTGCCCCAGCGACTGGCTAATGACCCCCGGCGACCCCTGGCAGCTGGTGCGGCTGGCCTTTAACCCCTACTCCGGGCTGAGCTGGCGGCTGTGGTGGCGGCTCAACTGGCTAGCCTATGGCCCCTGGGGCATTGTTATGTTCGCTAAAAAATACGTTTCTATACTGCCGCTTACCGTGCTGCGGCTGCTGCCTGTTACTATACGGCAGCGGCTGTTTCGTCCGGCGCAGGTATCCCCCAATCAGCCCACCTGA
- a CDS encoding glycosyltransferase family 2 protein, translating to MANSPTLSVVITCYREGDLLLEAVESVRQQTLSPLEIVIVNDASPDDRTNQVCRQLETEPDITLVWQAQNGGPSVARNAGFATAQGEVLVPLDADDLLPPDALSHIQQAFISHPDAGFIYGSYLCQRYANDARLVRAEPISLNSLLRSRRFSLSTNWTLIGTAPLRKSLWEAVGYSDPELGAEDLHDLEFWLRAMALPCGYYGTPEVIYIWRKYLGSNSRQVNPMSWYRIAQKHFDVYCQNGLEYRAHELLLLGSKWMNWPEDIHRYRHALATCISRGKFQFSSLVALAIPAFLFQPMARLAKRFR from the coding sequence ATGGCCAATTCACCCACCCTGAGCGTTGTCATCACCTGCTACCGCGAGGGCGACCTGCTACTAGAGGCGGTAGAGAGCGTGCGCCAGCAGACCTTGTCACCCCTGGAGATTGTAATTGTCAACGATGCCTCGCCGGACGATCGCACCAACCAGGTCTGCCGCCAGCTAGAGACTGAGCCAGACATTACCCTGGTGTGGCAGGCCCAAAATGGTGGCCCCTCAGTCGCCCGCAATGCCGGGTTTGCCACCGCCCAAGGCGAGGTTCTGGTGCCCCTCGATGCCGATGACCTGCTGCCCCCCGACGCGCTTAGCCACATTCAGCAGGCCTTTATCAGCCATCCCGATGCCGGGTTTATCTACGGCAGCTATCTGTGCCAGCGTTATGCCAACGATGCTCGCCTGGTTCGGGCAGAGCCGATTTCGCTGAATTCGCTGCTGCGATCGCGGCGGTTTTCCCTCAGCACCAACTGGACGCTAATTGGCACCGCCCCGCTGCGCAAGTCACTGTGGGAAGCCGTGGGCTACAGCGACCCCGAACTAGGAGCCGAAGATCTGCACGATTTAGAATTTTGGCTGCGGGCGATGGCGCTGCCCTGCGGCTACTACGGCACCCCAGAGGTAATTTACATCTGGCGTAAGTACCTAGGCAGCAACAGCCGCCAGGTCAACCCGATGTCGTGGTACCGTATTGCCCAAAAACATTTTGATGTGTATTGCCAAAACGGTTTGGAGTACCGAGCCCACGAGCTGCTGCTGCTGGGCAGCAAGTGGATGAACTGGCCCGAGGACATTCATCGCTATCGCCACGCCCTGGCAACCTGCATTAGCAGGGGCAAGTTTCAATTTTCATCCCTGGTGGCCCTAGCCATACCTGCCTTTTTGTTTCAGCCCATGGCGCGGCTGGCCAAGCGATTTCGCTAG